One window from the genome of Candidatus Nealsonbacteria bacterium encodes:
- a CDS encoding diacylglycerol kinase family protein, with protein MLRLLESFKYAFRGMKYVLREQTIKILLVIASLVIISMIYLGVSSIEKTVLLLTITVVLSLEMINSQIEDVLDILQPTLSQKVRAIKDVSAGAVLLASLGALLIGLLIFLPYVIPLLGF; from the coding sequence ATGTTAAGACTTTTAGAAAGTTTCAAATATGCTTTCCGAGGAATGAAATATGTTCTTAGAGAACAAACCATTAAAATACTTTTAGTCATTGCTTCACTAGTGATTATTTCAATGATTTATCTAGGAGTTTCTTCTATTGAAAAAACGGTTCTTCTTTTGACTATAACAGTAGTTCTAAGTCTTGAAATGATTAATTCTCAAATTGAAGATGTTTTGGATATTCTTCAGCCAACTCTTAGTCAAAAAGTCCGAGCCATAAAAGATGTTTCAGCCGGAGCAGTTTTATTGGCCAGTCTGGGAGCTTTGCTAATAGGATTATTAATATTTCTTCCTTACGTTATTCCATTATTGGGCTTTTAA
- a CDS encoding glycosyltransferase family 2 protein, protein MENYYLKVSRYTDLEDPKERIIYRFFEMLPGLLSWTVLISAAFFSYMVPLWAALFIIVFAIFWFLRSIYFSFHLRSGYKMMRKNEKEDWVNKLNLLPKEEYSLPVSDWRDIYQLIIIPTYEESIDIIRNTVSSIIENDYPLDRMIIILAIEERAGKDARDMANLVKEEFSSKLFKFLITVHPKDIPGEIAGKSSNEAWGTKVAKDEIIDPLKIPYKNIILTSLDSDTFVYPKYFSCLAYYYLKSDNPIRTSFQPIPLYINNIWEASAISRIFAFSSTFWHTSNQERPEKLITFSSHSMSFQALVDIGFKQTNVVSEDSRVFWQCLLKFNGDYKVDPIYYPVSMDANTAPTFIKTMINIYKQKRRWAYGAENIPYFLFGFWKNKEIPFSKKFIFGFEVIEGQLIWATAPILIYVLGWLPIIFGRGEFTQMVISYNLPIMLNRVLTLAMFGLIGSAYLSMTLLPPRPPSYGKHKAVIFFLQWFVIPFTMIFFSALPALEAQTRLMLGKYMGFWPTPKFRK, encoded by the coding sequence ATGGAAAATTATTATCTTAAAGTGTCAAGATATACGGACCTAGAGGATCCAAAAGAAAGAATAATTTATAGATTCTTTGAAATGCTCCCTGGGTTATTATCTTGGACAGTATTAATATCAGCGGCGTTTTTTTCTTATATGGTGCCCTTGTGGGCGGCGCTTTTTATTATTGTTTTTGCCATATTTTGGTTTTTAAGATCCATATATTTCTCATTTCACTTAAGGAGTGGGTATAAAATGATGAGAAAAAATGAAAAAGAGGACTGGGTAAATAAATTAAACTTATTACCCAAAGAAGAGTATTCATTACCAGTTTCTGATTGGAGAGATATTTATCAATTGATAATTATACCAACTTATGAAGAGTCAATAGATATTATAAGAAATACTGTCTCATCAATTATAGAAAATGATTATCCTTTAGACCGAATGATTATAATTTTAGCCATTGAAGAGCGAGCGGGTAAGGATGCTCGTGATATGGCTAACCTTGTTAAGGAGGAATTCAGCAGCAAATTATTTAAATTTTTAATAACGGTTCATCCTAAAGATATTCCTGGTGAAATTGCCGGCAAAAGCTCTAATGAAGCTTGGGGCACAAAAGTAGCCAAAGATGAAATCATTGACCCATTAAAGATTCCTTATAAAAATATTATCTTAACATCTCTTGATTCAGACACTTTTGTTTATCCAAAATATTTTAGTTGTTTAGCTTATTACTATCTTAAATCAGATAATCCAATTAGGACTAGTTTTCAGCCAATACCATTGTATATTAATAATATTTGGGAAGCCTCAGCTATATCTCGTATCTTTGCTTTCTCGTCTACTTTTTGGCACACCTCAAATCAAGAGCGTCCAGAAAAATTAATTACTTTCTCTTCTCATTCTATGAGCTTTCAGGCATTAGTAGATATTGGTTTTAAGCAGACTAATGTTGTTTCTGAAGATTCGCGTGTTTTTTGGCAATGCCTTCTCAAGTTCAACGGCGACTACAAAGTAGATCCGATTTATTATCCGGTTTCAATGGATGCCAATACTGCGCCAACATTTATCAAGACCATGATAAATATTTATAAGCAAAAAAGACGCTGGGCCTATGGAGCAGAAAATATACCATATTTTCTTTTTGGATTTTGGAAGAATAAAGAAATACCTTTTTCTAAAAAATTTATATTTGGCTTTGAGGTAATTGAAGGTCAATTAATATGGGCTACAGCACCAATTCTTATATATGTCCTCGGTTGGCTGCCGATAATATTCGGTAGAGGAGAATTTACTCAAATGGTAATTTCTTATAACCTGCCTATAATGTTGAATCGTGTTTTGACTTTGGCTATGTTTGGTTTAATTGGATCGGCATATTTAAGTATGACTCTTCTGCCTCCAAGGCCACCCAGTTATGGTAAGCATAAGGCGGTGATATTTTTTCTTCAGTGGTTTGTAATTCCATTTACAATGATATTCTTTAGTGCGTTACCTGCTCTTGAAGCTCAAACCAGGTTAATGCTTGGTAAATATATGGGTTTTTGGCCAACGCCAAAATTTAGAAAATAA
- a CDS encoding glycoside hydrolase family 1 protein, with protein MQEKITFPKEFLWGTATSSYQIEGGIDNSDWSVDFPAGKASDHYNKYREDIELMEKIGQNAYRFSLEWSRIEPREGEFDLKEIAYYRDILQLLKSKNIKAMVTLHHFTVPLWFSKKGGWSESKNVVYFVRFAQAMIKEYRELIDFWITINEPMIYSSKGFLSGNWPPKKKNIFTFRRVTQNQIRAHKKIFSLFHKTDPNVKVGIANNNCSFEPNNKKSFLDRFSVFLAESINNEYFLNKIDKHLDFIGLNYYFHRKIKFPFRDISEEGPVSDLGWKIYPKGIYDVLLELGEYGLPIYITENGLADKSDELRKDFIKDHLVWTHQAIEEGVDVRGYFHWSLMDNFEWDKGIEPRFGLVEIDYKTLERKIRPSADYYSEICKTNKILK; from the coding sequence ATGCAAGAGAAGATTACTTTTCCTAAAGAATTTTTGTGGGGGACAGCCACTTCCTCTTATCAGATAGAAGGAGGTATTGATAATTCCGATTGGTCGGTTGATTTTCCTGCAGGAAAAGCATCTGATCACTATAATAAATATCGGGAAGATATTGAACTAATGGAAAAGATAGGCCAGAATGCCTATCGTTTTTCATTGGAATGGTCCAGGATAGAGCCAAGAGAAGGTGAATTTGATTTAAAAGAAATAGCTTATTACCGTGATATTTTACAATTATTGAAAAGCAAAAACATTAAGGCTATGGTTACGCTTCACCACTTCACTGTTCCTTTATGGTTTTCTAAAAAGGGTGGCTGGTCTGAGTCAAAAAATGTTGTTTATTTCGTTCGTTTTGCTCAAGCCATGATAAAGGAGTATAGAGAATTGATTGATTTCTGGATAACCATTAATGAACCGATGATATATTCATCAAAAGGATTTCTTAGCGGCAATTGGCCGCCGAAGAAGAAAAATATCTTTACTTTTAGAAGAGTTACACAAAATCAAATAAGGGCTCATAAAAAAATCTTTAGTCTTTTTCATAAAACTGATCCTAATGTTAAAGTTGGAATTGCAAATAATAATTGTTCTTTTGAGCCCAATAACAAGAAATCATTTTTGGATAGATTCTCAGTCTTTTTAGCCGAATCAATTAATAATGAGTATTTTTTAAATAAAATAGATAAGCACTTGGACTTTATAGGATTAAATTATTATTTCCATCGCAAAATAAAGTTTCCCTTTAGGGATATTTCTGAAGAGGGCCCTGTTTCTGATTTAGGATGGAAGATTTATCCAAAAGGGATATATGATGTTTTACTAGAGCTAGGAGAATACGGTCTCCCGATTTATATTACTGAAAATGGATTAGCCGATAAGAGTGATGAATTAAGAAAAGATTTTATTAAAGACCATCTTGTCTGGACACATCAAGCAATTGAAGAGGGGGTGGATGTCAGAGGTTATTTTCATTGGTCTTTAATGGATAATTTTGAATGGGACAAAGGAATTGAACCACGTTTCGGGCTAGTTGAAATTGATTATAAAACTCTTGAGCGAAAAATACGTCCAAGCGCTGACTATTATTCTGAGATTTGTAAAACGAATAAAATACTGAAATAA
- a CDS encoding ComEC family competence protein codes for MTNSRAIYLCLISFIAGIFINSYFPLGWIIMPALFIFGAGLLVVFGSSTKPRRALVYGLILISLFFGIFWHSYFNLRDVSTLAVGYNELDALIIEEPEVKTNTAHLKVRSSDGEKFLLITDKYFDGGYYDLISIKGDFHKPEPFEGFDYPGYLAKDGIYLLSFYPEIEVVGKENAFLFDKILSFKEESRKKIYRYFTEPHASILSALILGDNNSIPDSWQNRLSVSGVQHITSVSGLHITVLLMVIVSLGVGVGVNRKWSSVASIFIIFLFIAMIGGQPAAMRAGIMGIALVIAQLLGRMSDSNRIVVFVASIMLLMNPFLLKHDIGFQLSFMAVIGIINYSDFFKSLLKPLPGLMKETLATSFSAYLFTFPLISYYFGEVSLIFPLTNLLILPFVYWIMIFGIGLISLGSLGLIFVPLIWIPLIYLVNVVYFLSNFPGASIGVNFFSSLFIFIFIFLLIRNFDKIRETFMFSKFTKI; via the coding sequence ATGACCAATTCACGCGCAATATATCTTTGCTTAATATCATTTATAGCAGGCATTTTTATAAATTCATATTTCCCTCTGGGCTGGATCATTATGCCGGCTCTTTTTATTTTTGGAGCCGGATTATTGGTTGTTTTTGGAAGCAGTACTAAACCTAGAAGAGCCTTAGTTTATGGGCTAATTTTAATATCATTATTTTTTGGCATTTTTTGGCATTCTTATTTTAATTTACGAGATGTTTCTACTCTTGCTGTTGGGTATAATGAATTAGATGCGTTAATTATTGAAGAGCCAGAAGTTAAAACAAATACTGCTCATTTAAAAGTAAGATCATCGGATGGCGAGAAGTTCCTTTTGATAACTGATAAGTATTTTGATGGAGGCTATTATGATTTAATCTCAATAAAGGGGGACTTCCATAAGCCTGAACCATTTGAAGGGTTTGATTATCCCGGATATTTAGCTAAGGATGGAATATATCTTCTTTCTTTTTATCCAGAAATAGAAGTTGTAGGTAAAGAAAATGCTTTTTTATTCGATAAAATATTAAGCTTTAAAGAAGAATCACGAAAAAAAATTTATAGATACTTTACAGAACCCCATGCTTCAATATTATCTGCACTGATTTTGGGGGACAATAATTCAATTCCCGACTCATGGCAAAATAGGTTAAGTGTTTCTGGTGTTCAACACATTACATCTGTATCTGGTCTTCATATAACAGTTTTGCTAATGGTGATAGTAAGTCTAGGAGTAGGCGTTGGTGTTAATCGAAAATGGTCATCGGTAGCATCAATATTTATAATATTTCTTTTTATTGCAATGATTGGTGGTCAACCTGCGGCGATGAGGGCCGGCATTATGGGAATAGCTTTAGTTATTGCTCAACTTTTGGGGAGAATGAGTGATAGTAACAGAATTGTTGTTTTTGTTGCTTCAATAATGCTCTTGATGAACCCATTTCTCCTAAAACATGATATTGGTTTTCAACTTTCTTTTATGGCAGTAATTGGAATAATTAATTATTCAGACTTCTTTAAATCATTACTAAAACCTTTGCCTGGATTGATGAAGGAAACGTTAGCAACATCTTTTTCGGCCTATCTTTTTACTTTTCCGTTAATCAGTTATTATTTTGGCGAAGTGTCTCTAATTTTTCCATTAACTAATTTATTAATACTACCTTTTGTTTATTGGATAATGATATTTGGAATAGGATTAATATCCCTTGGGTCACTAGGCCTTATTTTCGTGCCGTTAATTTGGATTCCGCTTATTTATTTAGTTAATGTCGTTTATTTCTTATCAAATTTTCCCGGAGCATCAATTGGGGTTAATTTTTTCAGTTCATTATTTATTTTTATTTTCATCTTTCTTTTAATACGTAATTTTGATAAAATAAGGGAAACATTTATGTTTAGTAAATTTACTAAAATATAA
- a CDS encoding anaerobic ribonucleoside-triphosphate reductase activating protein produces the protein MDIGGLQKSTLIDYPGKVACTVFLVGCNFRCPWCYSPELVLPDKITRQSFLEESLFFEFINKRKHLLDGVVICGGEPTLYPELSEFIAKIKETGLLVKLDTNGSNPDMLSFLIKDSLIDYVAMDIKAPLERSRYNESTGTLVDIDRIKESIDLLKSSDIDHEFRTTVVPGFHTEEDIISIAKSIGPAKKYYLQGFRAEKNMDPSMIKTKPYPEAILKEMADKVTHLFDDCKIR, from the coding sequence ATGGACATTGGAGGATTACAAAAATCAACCTTGATTGATTATCCGGGTAAGGTTGCTTGCACGGTTTTTTTGGTTGGCTGTAATTTTCGTTGCCCATGGTGTTATTCACCCGAACTAGTTCTTCCCGATAAAATAACTCGTCAGTCATTTCTTGAAGAGTCATTGTTTTTTGAATTTATTAATAAAAGAAAGCATCTTTTGGATGGAGTCGTTATTTGCGGAGGAGAGCCTACGCTTTATCCAGAGCTTTCTGAATTTATTGCCAAGATCAAGGAAACGGGGCTGTTGGTAAAACTTGATACTAACGGATCTAATCCTGATATGTTAAGCTTTTTAATTAAAGATTCTTTAATTGATTATGTTGCAATGGACATTAAAGCACCTCTTGAAAGGAGTCGCTATAATGAGTCAACCGGAACTCTTGTTGATATTGATAGAATAAAAGAAAGTATTGATTTATTAAAAAGTTCAGATATAGACCATGAATTTAGAACAACTGTTGTTCCTGGCTTTCATACAGAAGAAGATATTATAAGTATTGCAAAGAGCATTGGTCCAGCAAAAAAATATTATCTTCAAGGATTTCGTGCCGAGAAGAATATGGATCCCTCAATGATTAAAACAAAGCCTTACCCAGAAGCTATTTTGAAAGAAATGGCTGACAAAGTTACTCATCTTTTTGATGATTGTAAGATTAGATAA
- a CDS encoding anaerobic ribonucleoside-triphosphate reductase — translation MENKCHDCQKEILVEGDEIKGGFLLEYDGGIKVFKCESCYEKSPALTNFQKCEVYTRIVGYHRPVNQFNVGKQQEYKDKTEYRLKD, via the coding sequence ATGGAAAACAAATGCCATGATTGTCAAAAAGAAATATTAGTTGAGGGGGACGAAATAAAAGGCGGATTCTTATTAGAATACGACGGAGGAATAAAAGTATTCAAATGTGAATCTTGCTACGAAAAAAGCCCGGCCCTAACTAATTTCCAAAAATGTGAGGTTTATACCAGAATTGTTGGGTATCATAGGCCTGTGAATCAGTTCAATGTTGGGAAGCAACAAGAATACAAAGATAAAACAGAGTATCGCTTGAAAGATTAA
- a CDS encoding ribonucleoside triphosphate reductase — protein MKKTEIIKVQKRNREIVDFNKDKIFSAIFKALTATKQGGEDLAQKITDKVVETMSRRFKEKEVPSVEQIQDIIEEIFILEGLVETAKSFILYREKRREVRETVINFDESLEMIDKYIQELDWQVNENANMTYSLQGLNQYTISRIAKKYWLNKIYPEAIRKAAWDQDFHIHDLDTLASYCCGWDLYDLLLKGFGGVPSKIESTPPKHLRTALGQIVNFFFTLQGESAGAQAMSNFDTLLAPFIRYDNLSYKQVKQSMQEFLFNCMVPTRVGFQTPFINVSLDIKVPGFLKEQAVVIGGKSQDETYADFQPEMDILNKAFYEVIMEGDSKGRPFTFPIPTISIGKDFDWDNPALDTMWEATAKYGINQFSNFILSDMNPEDFRSMCCRLRLDNTELIKRGGGLFGSQPLTGSIGVVTINLPRIGYLSKTKSEYFNRLSELMDLAKESLEIKRKTLDDFIEKGLYPYSRHYLSLVKTIRGSYFGNHFSTIGIIGMNESILNFMGEGIGTKKGKKFAMEVLEFMREKLVDYQKITGNLYNLEATPAEGTSFRQAKADREKYPDIITAGTKEVPYYTNSTHLPVDYTTDLFEALDHQDELQCAYTGGTIVHLFLGERLSDVKAVKGLIKKIFENYHLPYVTLTPTFSICPSHGYISGEHFTCPQCAIQQPCEVYTRIVGYHRPVNQFNIGKQQEYKERKEYKIK, from the coding sequence ATGAAAAAAACAGAGATTATCAAAGTCCAAAAAAGAAACAGAGAGATAGTTGATTTTAATAAAGATAAAATCTTTTCGGCGATCTTTAAAGCTCTTACAGCAACAAAGCAGGGCGGAGAGGATTTAGCTCAAAAAATTACTGACAAAGTAGTTGAGACTATGTCTCGAAGATTCAAGGAAAAAGAAGTGCCAAGCGTTGAACAAATTCAAGACATTATTGAAGAAATTTTTATACTTGAAGGTCTGGTAGAAACTGCCAAGTCGTTCATTCTTTATAGAGAGAAAAGAAGAGAAGTTAGAGAAACAGTCATTAATTTTGATGAATCTCTTGAGATGATTGATAAATATATCCAGGAACTTGATTGGCAGGTCAATGAGAATGCTAATATGACTTATTCTCTTCAAGGATTAAATCAATACACAATATCAAGAATTGCTAAAAAATATTGGTTAAATAAAATTTACCCTGAAGCTATAAGAAAAGCAGCTTGGGATCAAGATTTCCATATTCATGATCTTGATACTTTGGCCTCCTATTGTTGTGGTTGGGATCTTTATGATCTCCTCTTGAAGGGGTTTGGCGGAGTGCCTTCTAAAATAGAATCTACTCCCCCAAAACACTTAAGAACTGCTCTTGGTCAGATAGTAAATTTCTTTTTTACTCTTCAGGGAGAATCAGCTGGAGCTCAGGCAATGAGTAACTTTGACACTCTTCTCGCTCCGTTTATTAGATACGATAACTTAAGCTACAAGCAAGTTAAGCAGTCAATGCAAGAGTTTCTTTTTAACTGCATGGTTCCAACTAGGGTTGGTTTTCAAACACCATTTATAAATGTTTCACTAGATATTAAGGTTCCCGGATTTCTAAAAGAACAAGCAGTTGTTATAGGAGGAAAGTCCCAAGATGAAACTTACGCTGATTTTCAACCAGAAATGGATATACTAAATAAGGCCTTCTATGAGGTCATTATGGAAGGTGACTCAAAGGGAAGACCTTTTACTTTCCCTATTCCTACAATATCAATCGGTAAGGACTTTGATTGGGATAATCCAGCTCTTGATACAATGTGGGAGGCTACTGCTAAATATGGAATAAATCAATTTTCCAACTTCATTCTATCTGATATGAATCCGGAAGATTTCCGTTCTATGTGCTGTCGCTTAAGACTGGATAATACCGAATTAATTAAGAGAGGAGGAGGTCTTTTCGGATCTCAACCGCTTACTGGATCAATCGGAGTTGTTACAATTAACCTTCCAAGAATCGGATACTTATCTAAGACCAAGAGCGAATATTTTAACCGATTGAGTGAGCTTATGGATCTTGCCAAAGAAAGTCTTGAGATAAAGAGAAAGACCTTAGATGATTTCATTGAAAAAGGTCTTTATCCTTATTCACGTCACTACCTTTCTTTAGTTAAAACCATTAGGGGAAGTTATTTTGGCAATCATTTTTCAACTATTGGTATAATTGGAATGAACGAATCAATTCTTAATTTTATGGGGGAAGGTATTGGAACCAAGAAGGGTAAAAAGTTTGCAATGGAAGTTCTAGAATTTATGAGAGAAAAATTAGTTGATTATCAAAAAATAACAGGAAATCTTTATAACCTAGAGGCGACTCCAGCAGAAGGGACATCTTTTCGTCAAGCTAAGGCTGATCGTGAAAAATACCCTGATATTATTACAGCTGGAACTAAAGAGGTGCCTTATTATACAAATTCAACCCATCTTCCAGTTGATTATACTACCGATTTATTTGAGGCGCTTGATCATCAAGATGAATTACAATGTGCGTATACCGGAGGAACCATTGTTCATCTTTTCCTTGGAGAAAGACTTTCCGATGTGAAGGCAGTTAAGGGTTTAATTAAAAAGATATTTGAAAATTATCATTTGCCCTATGTAACCCTTACCCCTACTTTTTCAATCTGCCCTTCCCATGGTTATATTTCAGGAGAACACTTTACCTGTCCACAATGTGCCATTCAACAGCCCTGTGAGGTTTATACCAGAATTGTTGGGTATCATAGGCCTGTGAATCAGTTCAATATTGGGAAACAACAAGAATACAAAGAGAGGAAGGAATATAAAATAAAATAA
- the ftsZ gene encoding cell division protein FtsZ — MEKTIRIKVIGVGGSGSNAVSRMAKCSIEGVELIAVNTDVQDLKTAKADQKISIGKAITNGLGTGMNPARAESAAEEDRENLKNILKGADLAFITCGMGGGTGTGAAPVIAEILKELGILTVAVVTTPFSFEGRERSLIASKGVDKLRDRVDTLITVSNDKIFKLIDSKTSVDSAFWMCDEVLRQAVQGISDLIVLPGIVNIDFADVKAILKNSGSALFGIGRAQGDNRAKEAALAALNSPLIDVSSNKAKGVLFSVSGGEDISLAEIDEIAKVIKDRVSSDAKIIFGAVQDEKLKNGEIKVTIVATGFQT, encoded by the coding sequence ATGGAAAAAACCATAAGAATTAAAGTAATAGGAGTCGGTGGATCAGGATCAAACGCTGTTTCGAGAATGGCTAAATGCTCAATTGAAGGAGTTGAATTGATTGCGGTAAATACTGACGTTCAGGATCTTAAAACCGCCAAGGCAGATCAAAAAATAAGTATTGGTAAAGCTATTACAAATGGATTAGGTACTGGTATGAATCCAGCAAGAGCCGAGAGCGCCGCAGAAGAAGATAGGGAGAATCTGAAAAATATCTTAAAGGGTGCAGACTTGGCGTTTATCACTTGCGGAATGGGAGGAGGAACTGGAACTGGGGCTGCGCCAGTTATTGCTGAAATATTAAAAGAATTAGGAATATTAACTGTAGCAGTGGTAACGACTCCATTTTCTTTTGAAGGAAGGGAAAGGTCTTTAATTGCTAGCAAGGGAGTAGATAAATTAAGAGATAGAGTTGATACTTTAATAACAGTATCAAATGATAAAATTTTTAAGCTCATTGACTCTAAGACATCAGTTGATTCCGCTTTCTGGATGTGTGATGAGGTTTTAAGACAGGCAGTTCAAGGAATTTCAGACCTTATTGTTCTTCCAGGAATTGTGAACATAGACTTCGCTGACGTTAAGGCAATTTTAAAGAATTCTGGATCGGCATTATTTGGAATTGGAAGAGCTCAAGGTGATAACAGGGCAAAAGAAGCAGCTTTAGCCGCGCTTAACTCTCCATTGATTGATGTCTCTTCAAATAAGGCAAAAGGAGTTCTTTTTAGTGTTAGTGGAGGTGAAGATATAAGCTTGGCTGAGATAGATGAAATAGCTAAAGTTATCAAAGATCGTGTATCATCAGATGCTAAAATAATATTTGGAGCAGTCCAAGATGAGAAGTTGAAAAATGGTGAAATAAAGGTTACTATTGTAGCGACAGGGTTTCAGACTTAA
- the ftsA gene encoding cell division protein FtsA gives MAKNIITGIDIGTSSIKMLSIRKKFNDEGFEILARSQRSVAGVRKGVIDSVEKVSQTIAECVKDIELQVNNKVEGAYVNINGSHIFSTTSRGLVSVSRADQKISTEDVDRVIQAAKTFSLSKNYEILEVFPKEYIIDGSKGVKDPIDMHGIRFEAEVLIVEGFSPYLKGVTQAVLDAGLQVNDVIVGPLAAARSVLTGRERERGSVILDIGASTSSLAVFEEGSLIHIAVFPIGSDDITNDIAIGLRTDIDTAEKVKLEFGSCLPGKGDTKKEKIESIESGRTVIFSRVFLRKIIEPRVSEIFDLVKEELKKVSKNGLLPAGVVLTGGGSMLPQISDLAKKNLKLPCRIGVPNDMDPIIEDPKFAVAAGLAFYGSEIEEDQGSSVFGKELMKKIKKIIKILIP, from the coding sequence ATGGCAAAAAATATCATAACTGGTATTGATATTGGGACAAGTTCAATAAAGATGCTTTCTATAAGAAAAAAGTTTAATGATGAGGGTTTTGAAATTTTGGCTCGTTCTCAACGATCAGTAGCAGGGGTTAGAAAGGGAGTAATAGATAGTGTTGAAAAAGTTTCTCAAACCATAGCAGAATGTGTAAAAGACATTGAGCTTCAAGTAAATAATAAAGTTGAAGGAGCCTATGTTAACATTAATGGCAGTCATATTTTTTCAACTACTTCAAGGGGACTGGTGTCTGTGTCACGGGCAGATCAGAAAATATCAACAGAAGATGTTGATCGCGTGATTCAGGCAGCGAAGACCTTCTCGCTTTCTAAAAATTATGAAATACTCGAAGTCTTTCCCAAAGAATACATCATTGATGGGAGCAAGGGAGTCAAAGATCCGATTGATATGCATGGGATAAGATTTGAAGCCGAAGTATTGATAGTAGAGGGTTTCTCTCCTTACCTTAAGGGGGTCACACAAGCTGTGCTTGATGCAGGACTGCAAGTCAACGATGTTATTGTTGGGCCCTTAGCAGCTGCAAGATCAGTATTAACTGGGAGAGAAAGAGAGAGAGGGTCTGTAATTTTAGATATTGGAGCCAGTACTAGTTCGCTAGCTGTCTTTGAGGAAGGTAGCCTAATACATATCGCAGTTTTTCCAATTGGATCAGATGATATTACTAATGATATCGCCATTGGATTAAGGACCGATATTGATACCGCTGAAAAGGTAAAGCTTGAATTTGGGTCATGTCTTCCCGGAAAAGGAGATACTAAAAAAGAAAAAATAGAATCCATTGAGTCCGGAAGAACAGTAATCTTTTCGCGTGTTTTTTTGAGAAAAATAATTGAGCCTCGCGTATCTGAAATCTTTGATTTAGTAAAAGAAGAATTAAAGAAAGTTTCTAAAAACGGACTATTGCCAGCCGGAGTAGTGTTGACGGGAGGAGGATCAATGTTACCTCAAATATCTGACTTGGCTAAGAAAAACTTAAAACTACCTTGCCGTATTGGTGTTCCTAACGATATGGATCCAATAATTGAGGATCCAAAATTCGCAGTAGCGGCTGGATTGGCTTTCTATGGAAGTGAAATTGAAGAAGATCAAGGAAGCTCGGTTTTTGGAAAGGAATTAATGAAAAAGATTAAAAAGATTATTAAAATATTGATACCTTAA
- the ybeY gene encoding rRNA maturation RNase YbeY, whose translation MEISITNLSGIHINRDFVKEVSFLVLDGIDKDDVSIVFSDSEFIKEINKKYRNKDKVTDVLSFPESVKGFKGVSSSLGEIIICPLQLKQQAKEQGVSFKEELARILIHGLLHLLGYDHEISKKEEIKMKEREEYFLSLVLRN comes from the coding sequence ATGGAAATATCAATAACTAATTTAAGTGGTATTCATATTAACAGGGATTTTGTAAAAGAAGTTTCTTTTTTGGTTTTGGATGGGATAGATAAAGACGATGTTTCTATTGTTTTTTCTGACTCGGAATTTATAAAAGAGATTAATAAAAAATATAGGAATAAGGATAAGGTAACTGATGTTCTCTCTTTTCCAGAAAGTGTTAAAGGGTTTAAAGGAGTATCATCTTCGCTTGGTGAAATTATTATTTGTCCATTACAATTAAAACAACAGGCCAAAGAGCAGGGGGTTTCTTTCAAAGAAGAATTGGCACGGATTTTAATTCATGGATTATTACATCTTCTAGGTTATGATCACGAAATTTCTAAAAAAGAAGAAATAAAAATGAAGGAAAGAGAAGAATATTTTCTTTCATTAGTCCTTAGAAATTAG
- a CDS encoding GatB/YqeY domain-containing protein: MLQEKIKKDLDGALKSGDKEKVSVLRMLWASLQDKEKKKKYELSLNNEEVFLSEEEVIDIITSEAKKRRESIKEFRAGQREDLVVKEEAELKILADYLPEPVSEDDLIDIIKEVIKEMGVKDQKELGKVMSAVMSKVKGRADGGDVIRIAKGLLS, translated from the coding sequence ATGCTTCAGGAAAAAATAAAAAAAGACCTAGATGGTGCTTTAAAATCAGGAGACAAAGAAAAGGTCTCGGTTTTAAGAATGCTTTGGGCGTCTCTTCAAGACAAGGAAAAGAAGAAGAAATATGAGCTCTCTTTAAACAACGAAGAGGTTTTTTTATCTGAAGAAGAAGTAATTGATATAATAACTTCTGAGGCAAAAAAAAGAAGAGAGTCAATCAAAGAATTTCGTGCAGGACAAAGAGAAGACTTAGTTGTGAAAGAAGAAGCAGAATTAAAGATATTGGCTGATTATCTTCCAGAGCCAGTAAGTGAGGATGATCTCATAGATATTATAAAAGAGGTCATAAAGGAGATGGGCGTAAAAGATCAAAAAGAATTAGGAAAGGTGATGTCTGCAGTTATGTCAAAGGTCAAAGGCCGGGCTGACGGAGGAGATGTTATAAGAATTGCCAAAGGACTTCTTTCTTAA